The Oscillospiraceae bacterium genomic sequence AAATACCGTCTGTTTTGATACTGCCTTTTCCGAGGACTGCGGCGCACATTTCCTTTACTTCCGCCGCCATATTATGGCTGGAAATGGAAACGGGAACCTTTATTTCAACTGTCTGCTGAGCGCGTCCCATATATTTGTCTTCGCCGCGGAATTCGTTTTTGTATATCGAAATGGTGGGGGAGGTGTTGTCGGTGATTATTGTGCCTTTTGTACCGTAGAGCACTGTTCTCATTGTATATAAGCGCTTGCATCCGATAGAGGTGAACACCTTGCCGTTTACATCATTGGGAAATTTGAGAAGTGCAACGGTGCAATCATCCACCGGCCAGTCGGTAAGTACCTTGCGGTTTGAGTATGCAACAGCCTCGGTGGGATTGCCTGCAATCCATCTCAAAAGGTCAACCGCATGGCAACCGCCGCCAATCATGGGATGACGGAGCTTTGCGGGGTCTGCACGCCAGCCGTCCTGACCGGGATTGTTGGCATAGTCGTGTGCATATTCGGACTCAACGAAGAACAGGTCTCCGATTTCGCCGGCGTCAACAGCAGATTTTGCCTGTACAAAGCCGGGGGCATATCTGCAAACCTGTGCAACCATAAGGATTTTCCCTGTTTCCTTTTGCACCTTAATCATTTCTTTGCAATCCTCAAGGTCAAGTGCCA encodes the following:
- a CDS encoding Gfo/Idh/MocA family oxidoreductase codes for the protein MNIVKFGLLGVRNIARSHLMGINQTNEAQAVAVCDIHEEIAKKTAEDFNIPDWYTDYDEMLKRDDIDVIIVCTPDGVHKDGVVKALRAGKHVMCEKPMALDLEDCKEMIKVQKETGKILMVAQVCRYAPGFVQAKSAVDAGEIGDLFFVESEYAHDYANNPGQDGWRADPAKLRHPMIGGGCHAVDLLRWIAGNPTEAVAYSNRKVLTDWPVDDCTVALLKFPNDVNGKVFTSIGCKRLYTMRTVLYGTKGTIITDNTSPTISIYKNEFRGEDKYMGRAQQTVEIKVPVSISSHNMAAEVKEMCAAVLGKGSIKTDGISGASTVAVCSAIVKAAETGEKVKISYDFD